TTCGCCTATCTTCTGCAAGAAGCTTTTGTGATAGTATTTCACCTAACCAACGAAATTTACCGCAGTTTCGTTATCCTCGAATCATTAGGTGAAGTTCGTCAAATCTATGAAATTTTATTGCTTGTGACTATTTTTTGAGAAAGATGCACAGAGAATAAAAGAATATTTGATTTCTCCAATCGAAATTATTTCAGATGAATTGAAAAAGATGACCCTAATGAATTTGCAACCAGGAAAGCGAATTAAGAATTCACTTTCACCTATAAAGCTTATCTGGCAACGACCAGTCACACAACAGCAAAATCAACTAGGTGATTTTTCCAAAAAAGAGATAATTCCGTATTTTCCACTATTGCCATTATTCTCAGCATGTGTGGAAGGTGAGGAAATCTATGAGCGAAATACCATTTGGTTTTTCTCAAATATCAACAACGTAGCGATCGCCAGATGGTGAAATATCGCCATAGCTCCAACAGTCACAAGAAGTTATAATTATGCCTTGTTTCTGGCTTTCAGAAAGACTTACCATGATTCTGTATCTTAACATACATAACCCTGATTCCCAACCTTCAGATACTCCCCAATCTTCAATCAGATGACTCACTACCAGAAGTTATTAAGAGTTTCCACTACGGGAAAATCACTACAAAATATTACTCCCAGTATTGCGGCGATCGTTGCGGAGTCTGGTGTCGAAACTGGACTTTGTACCTTATTTTTACGCCATACCTCAGCTAGTTTGCTGATTCAAGAAAATGCAGATCCAGATGTACTCAAAGATTTAGCAAATTTCATGGCAAAACTCGTACCAGAAGCCGCTCAGTATATTCATGATGCGGAAGGTCC
The Calothrix sp. 336/3 DNA segment above includes these coding regions:
- a CDS encoding secondary thiamine-phosphate synthase enzyme YjbQ, which translates into the protein MTHYQKLLRVSTTGKSLQNITPSIAAIVAESGVETGLCTLFLRHTSASLLIQENADPDVLKDLANFMAKLVPEAAQYIHDAEGPDDMPAHIRTALTHTSEHIPINRGHLVLGTWQGIYVWEHRQHQHIREVVVHISG